TAAGCCAGTCCTACACCCTCAGCATGGGCTGCAGTGGCAGTGCATGGTCCAGTGCTTGGGGTTGGTCCCTTCAAGTTATGTATGGTTGAGCTGGAAACACGGAAGCTCTCTGAGCAGGAACAGCCTTATCGAGCTCCAGGGCCCCACCAGAGCAGTGTGTGCTTTTTTGGTTACAGCAGGACTCAAGTTCCTTGCCCCTCCTGCCTCAGGTCAGGGGGTTTCAGTCCCCACTCGAAGTGCCAGCACAGGGGAGTGCATCACCTTAGCACTTAGCCCTGCAGGGACAAGGACACGCTGAGAAAGGCTGTTTCCAACTCTAGCAGGTTgtgattctctttttttttttccaggaccAGAAGGACAATGATTTCCACCAAGACAAAAGCAGCGATGGCTTTGGGCAGTGCTCTGAACTGTGGCAAACCACATCCAAATTTCCCTTGTGTAATATGCTCCCTTTATTTTCTAACTGAACAGCCTAAATACATGTAGCCCAGAAAAGCAGGTGCATTCCCAGAGGCTaacaggcagcagcaagcagacaTAGGGCTGTGATCTAAGGGCAATTCTGTCCTTTTGAGGaatacacaggaaaaagcaTACCCAGTCATTCCCCCAGGAAGCCTGGTCTCTATTTTGATAACTCACATCAGACAAGAACCTCAGGCAATTGCTTCAAGAGCcgaggatggaaaaaaaatatactcttttgaaagaaacattacAAGTGTGTGCTCTTGATAAAGAAGTTATTCCTTAAAACAAGCACCGCCACCTGCTTGCTTTAAGCAAGtcaaaaagacaaagaaaacaaggtttCAGGAGGTGGCCtctcatttgcattttataacACCAACTCCATGGCACTCAGCCAGTTATTACAGATAAAGATCAGATCAAGACAGTCCAAACTTATATCTAGGATCTAGTTAAGGGTTTATATTAACAGACTTTGAAACCGGCTCACTTTATCTGCAACCAATCATATGGACCAAGCTTTAGGGGAGCTAAACTAAATACACTGACACACAGTGTAGCttcaaaagatttattttcagtcCTTAAAGTAGACTGGTGCTGCTTTTGCTCATAATTTTTCTCTCCAttacagttttggttttcatgCAAACAGTagtgagattttctttttttatttaaaaatgcagcctttGGCAGGAATAATCAGCCTAGTAAAGTTAatcatctgtatttcttttaaaaatgtatttattaaaccatgatttaaaaaagttaaaagctgCCAAGAACATTTAAGAAAAGAGTACAGAAAGGTCAGAGAGCAACATCTGGATTCCAGAAATTGTATATGGAGCAAGAATCACCACAGTAACCAGAACGTGGACAGCAGAGTCCCAGCTGCGTCTGGATCCCAGCTCATACTCCACACTTACAGCCATTCTTATTTTGCAGACTTGAGGGCCTGTCCATGAGGAAAGCGTGCCTGACAGTCCCCAGGGATCAAGCTGAAACATACACGGAGGTCTGCAAAAATCAGAGGGACAAAGCAGCCACATGAGGACAGATCCTTGTCTGCAACTGGTCTGGCAGGGCTCACTGTTTAGTCACCCAGCTTCTTTCACCTGAAGGTTTCATTTCTCCTAGGCCTTCCTGAGGGGCTGCAAAGGCATAACAGCAGGCTTGTTCCTGCACTCGATGGGCACAACTGAGCCACCCATTCAGAGGTGACGCTCCTGATCAGATCCAAGTAGACGCTTATCAAGAAGGGGGCCCCTAAGGTAGCTTTAATCATTCTCGCTCACAGTGGCTGGTGTTGGACCCACTGAGACCTGACTGCAGGATGAGCCCATGGAGTGGGCAGCAgctgtccctgcaggcagccaaGCCCACCTCCAAGCTAAAGACCCTGCAAAGCAGACCTCTGCGCCTTCCCACGTTCACCCAGCACACACCTAGGCCACAGAGGTGGGAACCTGACTTGTTTTGGTGAGGTCAGGAAGGTAAGAACTAGTCCAAAGTCAGGAAGCGTAGGATGGAGCAGAGAAGGCACTTATTTCTTTGCACCCAAAGCTGCTGTCAGGGGCTTTGCCAGATAAATGCTCAATGTCTGGTGGCAAGGCCCTTTAGGAACCTGTCACGACAAGCACAGCTCTGAATCCATACACTGGGAGGAAAGTAGCTCCTTGtctgagaaatgcagaaaaagcagaggaaagagtaagatcacaggattttttttttgtttttggtcTCACATTACACTTGGTGCTACAGCTTCTGTCTAACAAATCAAGTTGGCTAACGGATGCAGCAGTAAGACATGAGCTGGAGGTCTCCAGCTTCCCTTGCTGTTCCTCTAAGGCAGGTTAGTTGAAAACTAGGACTGTCCACAATGAAGAGTAACAAAGCACAGGTAACCTCTGTTACAGaccagcaaagcaaacagtgcGAATTTTTCAGCCCATCCTCTTCAAGGGAGGCTGGCTATGTCTCTCTCTGGAGGCGGCCCAGAAGGTTTTGGGTTGCTTTCATTGGCTTTTCCTTCAAACATCATGACCCTGCAAAACACAACAGATAATACCAATGAAAAAAGGAGGTGCATCTTTACCCATCATTGGGGGTGGGATTATCTGCTGAAAACCAGCATCTGCCTCCTATGCAAAGGGCATCTGATAATTAATAGAGGAGGGAAAGCCAGagggcagtgctgccagcctggcaggcagctctgcttttccagcagcttcCAGGATTGGGTTCCCAAAGCCTCTACTGGCTTTTCTCTCAGACCCCAGAGGATTAGCATGTTTTATTTAGACAGCCAGTTCCAAAATCCCCTAGGAACACTGCATGCCAAGGGCTCCTGATGcataaaagcaaataccatCCCTGGCCCACCTTGTACATAACCACACAGCAGAACATTCAAAAGTCAACACCAAGCAAGCAACAGCAATTATAGCCAGGGAAGAGGGCAGAGGCAAGGAGCAAGGCACTGGCTAGAAGAATCCCAAGCATTTTGCAACCACTAGCACTGTCTTCCTCCCTGAGGACTGCAGCTACGCTGGGAATGCCAGCTGCCACGCTGGATCAAAGGACCTCACTGCTCTTGGGacaagttttacatttctgcTCCTGCTTTAAAGAGTCCAACAGACAATAGGGCATCTGTTAGCAAGAGAAGGGACCCATCTGTGAAAGCTACTGCAGTTGGGAGGAAGGATGGAAGATATGGGACAGGCTGCAGGCTCAGCCTGCTtctagagagaaagaaaggaggaacagGGATGCACGTACTGACTTAGAGGGACCATGTGAGAGGCAGGCACAAGATTCTTCCTCCCAACCTGCCCTGAAAGTTGGCTGTGTTTCTAAAGCtgccttcaaaaaaaaaaaaaaaaaaaaaaaaagaggtaaggaggatggagaggagcAGCTTCTATTCACGGTGGTTAGACACAAAAGCAGAGCCAGCCTCTGTggctatgaaagaaaaaaccaagcTTCAATGGGGCGGAGATGGAGCCAAGCAAGTGTTTGGAAGCCATTTGTTACAGCAGGACTTTCAGAGCCCTGTCAAGAGGGCAGAAAGGGCCGTGGGAGGCTAGTGCTGGCAGCTAGTACCACTCCCAGAACAAGCCAGCTGTTTCAAGCATGTGTCCTGTTTCCACCTACTGCCAGTCTCTCCAAAAAtcaggcagggagggagcatcCTGTGGGAAATCAgagccagcactgctggtgtTGGCAGGACCATCATTCACCACTCAAGTCCTGCCACCATTCACAAGGCAAGCCCGTGTCCCCAAAGCCAGCAGGAGCCacaggaaagggaggggaagaagtcCTGCGGTGCTGAGTGCCTGCACACCCTTGGGAAAGGAGAATTGCTCCACATGGAGCACAGAGGAGGAAGCCAGTGCTATTGCACAgcatgcagctctgctgtgagcGTTCACCGCTGCATAGCCTAGACATGGGCATATACACCCCTCCACGTCTCTCTGTAAACTACCCTTCACAAGTGTTTGTCTCCACTCCATTGTGGACCAATCATGCACAGCTCCATCTCTACCGGGCAGAACAGCTCCTGCTTctcagctcccccagcacaCCAGCTCGGGACCCGTGCCTCCCCCACTCCCTCCCAGGGACACTCACAGTTTAAGCACAGCAGAGCGTTTCCCAAGCATCACATTGACAAAATCCTGGTATGAGATGGTCTCGCTAACTCCTCCAGTCACCTCAGAGATCATCTTCTTCAGTTCTAGGTGGGTCTTTGGAGCTCCCATCTTCTCCATCATCCTTTTGACAGACATCAAATCTGCAAGAGCAAGGCAGTCGGCACTGTTGAGGGGTGACCACACTGAGCACAGACCAACCCCAGGAACACCAGCATGAGTTCCCACCTCACCTGCAGACCCCGGGGCTGACGGCATTAAACGGTTGCTGAAAGCCCAGAGAAGCCTTCCTGTACAGCTTGCTGCTGTACCGCCTGGTACAGAGCCTCACTTCCCATTTGTGCAGCTCAAGATAAAAGCACCACACACCCAGAACACAGGACAACTCTCCAAGTGCTCCAGAGAACACGTGGGGACACAGCTCTCTAGCTCAGAGCGTGGTGCCAAGAATCACAAGGttgggggaagagggaaatAACACCGGGGTTAAAGCAGAGACAAACAGGCAGTGGGGAGCAGGCTCCCCTGCCATCAACACAGgccatttccttccatttccagCTGAGACCTGcggccccttccctgccctctggaagggaagcagagcagccCCGAGGCAGGCCTCCTCCGGCTGGAGGACTAGTGGAGGAGGGGAATGAGGCACAGGCTCCTGGAAGGGCACAACATGCGAATGATtacacttcagcagcagctccaagcCTGTAGAAGGCTGGGTCTTTATGTAACTGGTGTTTTCTGGGCCCAAACCAGGGCTGCTCAGCTGAGCCAGACTCACACCCAAGTCCCCGAttcccccactcccctcccaGCAAAGCAAACTCCTTCTCTGCACAAGAAGTGCTCATGGTTTTATACAGCTTCTGCCTCAAGCCAGGCAAAACCCACGGTTGTCCAAgccctgcagcttcccagca
The Falco naumanni isolate bFalNau1 chromosome 9, bFalNau1.pat, whole genome shotgun sequence DNA segment above includes these coding regions:
- the AIF1L gene encoding allograft inflammatory factor 1-like, whose amino-acid sequence is MAAPRRPSGGGLRRAPQDGRLEEINKEFLCDPKFSDEEDLEEKLAVFKEKYMEFDLNNQGEIDLMSVKRMMEKMGAPKTHLELKKMISEVTGGVSETISYQDFVNVMLGKRSAVLKLVMMFEGKANESNPKPSGPPPERDIASLP